The following proteins are encoded in a genomic region of Grus americana isolate bGruAme1 chromosome 5, bGruAme1.mat, whole genome shotgun sequence:
- the LOC129206755 gene encoding translation initiation factor IF-2, which produces MMMMMKLSAGAGGGGGRNSSRHRSRHRPGQAKGGGRGKGGQSGSAGLSHPLLKRRRALRREDEPAPRRRLVTGGGRRFKPAWGWEGGGRRRERGCVTAVCVRRGARREGKRSRRGERGAPGRRTRGRGGRKPAGKFSGSAPSPAATPLAAAAASAPRSRLRPLLTGKLGGSVTSSSFRHHSLIQNNQGGKGGGTRGKSEEESNPLARRPPPSPRRPAAALRSSSLKVVPSPPRRCLTRFPRSCRRTRTHGDAEGYASCPSVVLLPAPRARGRELGGRRGSPSRPGRPSRPGRRRTRPKAGVQGQRDRRPLVGAGGADPWVRRRGPSRGGRPGVWRERASGGEEARLGGGLQRPGGSGRSRLSAGGSPGGRAWAPPPAGCVSTPVLFEAEPAVNLRVQQKRAGKEDGVASQEMPSC; this is translated from the exons atgatgatgatgatgaag TTAAGCG CcggggcaggcggcggcggcggcagaaATTCCTCCAGACACCGGAGCCGCCACAGGCCGGGGCAGgcgaagggggggggaagggggaaaggggggcaGAGCGGCTCGGCTGGGCTCTCCCACCCCCTCCTAAAGCGACGCCGAGCACTGCGGAGGGAGGACGAGCCGGCCCCAAGGAGAAGGCTGGTGACGGGGGGAGGGAGGCGTTTTAAACCAGcctgggggtgggaaggggggggacggaggagagagagaggatgcGTCACGGCTGTTTGTGTGAGGAGAGGAgcgaggagggaggggaagaggagccgCCGGGGCGAGAGAGGAGCCCCCGGCCGCAGGacgagggggagaggggggagaaagCCCGCGGGGAAGTTCAGCGGCagcgctccctccccagcagcaacTCCATTagcggccgccgccgcctcggcTCCTCGCAGCCGCCTCCGCCCCCTCCTCACAGGAAAACTGGGCGGAAGCGTTACTTCAAGCTCCTTCCGCCACCACAGCTTGATCCAAAATAACcaagggggaaagggaggagggacaAGAGGGAAGAGCGAGGAAGAAAGCAACCCCCTCGCCCGGCGCCCGCCACCCTCCCCACGGCGCCCGGCGGCTGCCCTGCGCTCGAGTTCCCTGAAAGTAGTTCCCTCCCCCCCTCGGCGCTGCCTCACGCGCTTCCCGAGGAGCTGCCGCCGCACACGCACGCACGGCGACGCGGAGGGATACGCGAGCTGCCCCAGCGTCGTTCTCCTTCCTGCTCCGAGGGCGCGGGGCAGGGAGCTCGGGGGGCGCCGCGGCAGTCCCTCCCGCCCCGGCAGGCCCTCCCGCCCCGGGCGCCGTCGGACCCGGCCTAAAGCGGGGGTGCAGGGCCAGCGGGACCGGCGGCCCTTGGTCGGCGCGGGGGGCGCAGACCCCTGGGTCCGCCGCCGTGGGCCgagccggggcgggcggcccggGGTGTGGCGGGAGCGGGCCTCTGGCGGAGAGGAGGCCCGGCTCGGCGGCGGCCTGCAGCGGCCGGGGGGCTCGGGGCGGTCGCGGCTGAGCGCCGGCGGGTCTCCAGGGGGCCGTGCCTGGGCGCCTCCCCCTGCGGGCTGCGTTTCCACTCCTGTACTTTTTGAAGCCGAA CCCGCCGTTAACCTCCGTGTTCAACAGAAACGCGCCGGTAAAGAAGATGGAGTGGCGAGCCAAGAAATGCCATCATGTTAG